The stretch of DNA GGTCGCGGTGCTCAGTCAATCGGTGCGCCCCGAAGACGTGCTTGATGGCTCGTTTGTGATGGCCGATATTGGGGTTGGTCAATATTTGCGCACCTGGTTGCCGCTGGCTGTTGGGGTTGGCATTGCGCTCGGCTTCCCGCCATTTGGCCGCGTGCTGAGCGACGATGAAGATACTACACCAGCTTTGCATGGTTTGATCATCAGTGCAGGCGTGCCAGTTTTGGCGGTCTACACATTTTTGCGTTTCTTCGGGCTGAATCTTGGCACATGGCCGGAAGCATGGTTTGCCGCCTTGAGCTATGTTGGCGCTTTGGCCAGCATCGTTGGCGCAGCCTATGCCTTACGCGCAACCCGCTTTGGCCCCTTGGTTGGTTGGCAAGCAGTCGCGCAATGGGGCAATGTGGCCATGGCCTTGGGTCGCTACGAGCCAAATCTGCCACTCGGCGGCGAGCATAACACTGCCGTAGTGATGGCAACTCTCACAATCACGGTCACAACCTTGGTAGCAACCATGCTCGGAGCCATGGCCTTGGGCACGTTGGAACGCCGCAGTGGCAGCGACTTGATCGCCAAACAACCAGCCTTAGGCGCACCATTACGCGCCGCTGGTTTAGCCTATGCGCTTGCGACCGCCGCCGCCGTGGGCTTGCCTGCATTGCCAAGCTTTTGGGCACGCCGCTGGCTGATGGATTATACGGGCGCTGGCGGTTGGAGCATGGGAGTCTTTTTCGTTAGCAGTGGTTTGCTCTTGCTCTCATTTATTGGCTCGAATGCGCTGTTTTGGCGGGTCGATCCGCAACGACCTGTTACCCCAGTTGATGCTGGTCGAGCCAATGATGGTTTATTGCTCGGTTTGAGCTTGCCTTTGATTGGCCTCAGTTTGGCTCCCGAAATGTTGGTGTGGTTGTTGCAACCAACCTTGCGCACGTTGCAAGCAGTGCCTAGTCCAATGGATGATCTTGGGAGCATGAGTTGGGGCTTGCGCGGCAGTTTGGCACTTGGCTTTATCCTGTTACTCTTTGGATGTTTTCGCTCACAACGTCAGGCAATTATGCCTTGGAATGGTGGCGAACAGCCCGATCGCGATGACGGTACAGCCCATTTGCCAGCAGCAAGCAGCCGCATGCTTAGTGGGATCGCCGTTTTGGGTAACCCACGGCCAGCCTTGCGTCAAAGCCATGGCATCTTGCAAAGCCTCAGTAGCCGAATCGCCTGGGTTTTGCAATTCTTCAGCGGACGCTACTATCTAACTGGAATTCTGATCGCGGCCCTAACAATTGTCCTGTTATTAATGCAATAGAGGAAGCTTGGTCACTCGCCGTGACAAGCATAAACAGCCTATGACAATCACCATCTGGATTTTAATTACATTGCTGGTAGCCAGCGGCGCAGTCATCGCGATTATGCGTGATTGGCGCTTTAGCCTGATTGCGATCTTGGTTAATTATATTGCCCAAGGCTTGTTTATTGCCCAACAGCAATTTGTCGTGCCAGATTTGGTGATTGCTGGACGGCAGTTTAGCTCGCTAGTGTTTATCAAATTGATTACTGGCATTGGTGTAGCGATTATTCTCGGCATTACCGCGCTAACCTTCTCGCGCGAATATGGGCTTGAAGATCTTGATGAATTTTCCTTGGCTGAACTACGGCGGGCGGCACGGGTAGCTCAACGCGCCAGCAGCCAAGAAAATCGTAAATTCGGCGATTACATTGTGCCAATCTGGTCAACCGTGTTGGTTGGCTTGGCCAGTTTCTTCTTGCCCCGCGTGTTGCCATTAGCGGTTGAAATGTATCCCGACCAAGTGGGTTTGGCGCGGGCGATCGATTTTATGTGGTATTGGCAAGTGTTCATTGGCTTGATTAGCTTGGTGCTCGCAACCGATATTTTGAAAATTGGGCTAGGCTTGTTGCTCTGCCTCAGCGGCCTCGATTTGCTCTACACCACCTTGGCCAACCGGATTAATATTTTGGCGCTGGGAACACTCAGTTTGGTTACTCTGCTCTTGGCTTTGGCGATTGCCTACCTCAGCGGCTTGCTCTATGGCCGCTTCAAAACCTTGAATCTCAGTGAAACGGAGCGCCTGAAATGACCTTTTTGCTGATGTTTTGCTTGCCATTGGTCATGGCGGCGGTCTGTTTTGCCTTGCGCCAACAACAAGGGTTAGTCCAAATTTTGGCAATTGGCACAACAATTTTGCTCGGTTGGGTGATTTGGCAAGTGCCAGTTGACCAGCCACTGAGCATTGTTGGCGTGAGCATGACGGTGCGCGAAATCAACCGCTTGTTTTTGTTAGCGGTCGCAGGCAGCTTTGCAATCACCTTCATTGTGGCAACGCGGGTTGCCCATGGCGAAAATTTCGTGGTGATTGGCCTGATCATTTTTAGTTTGATCAACGCAGCCCTAACGATCGATGTTCAATCACCGTTTTTGATCACGCTGTTACTACTGGCCACGGGCTTGGCGATTATTTTGGCTCAAGTCGATTTGCCAATTGGCAGCTCAACCTTGCTGCGTGGTCGGGCGATTGGCAGTGGTTTGCGCTACTTGGTATTGATGTTGTTGGCGGGAGTTTTGCTGGCTTTATGTTTTGTGCTGGCCGACCTCGAAAATACCCCCGATCGTTTGAGCACCACCTCGTTGGCGCGACCATTATTGGCTTTGTTGATCGTCGGTATCAGCCTGCGTTTGGCAATTATTCCGTTTCATAGCTGGTTGCCCGATTTGCTTGAAGATTCGCCGCCACTGGTCGGCATTTTGATTGGTATGATCAATTTGGCAGCATTGCTCTTCTTGGTTTCAGCTTTTCAATTTTTGCTAGCACCAGGCTTGTTGACGCTTGATCCTGGGCGATTGCGCTTGGTACGCTTTTTCGCTCTTGGCTCAGCGATTGGCGGTAGTTTGCTGGCCATCCACGAACGTCCATCATTACGGCGCTTTTTGGCCATGTTGTTGATTTCCGACAGTGGCATGATGTTGTTCGGCGTGGTTTCTTCGACGACTGGTTTGACCGGAGCGCTGTTCCAAGCCTTCAACCAACTGGTTTTGAGCGTGGTGCTGTGGACAGCTGTAGCGCTGCTAGAGCGGCCTGAGCCTACTCGCGCGGCGGCTGGCGATGGCTGGTTGCGACGGCGGCCATGGGCTAGTGGCGTGTTTATTTGCGGCGTTTTGGCCTTGCTTGGCATTCCACCATTCAATGGCTTTGCCAGCCGTACCTTGCTCTACCAAGGAGCTGCTGAGGAAGGTCGCGGCTATCTAATTGCCTTGTTGATTGCCACGATGTTGGGAGCCTATGCTTTTGCCTTGGTATTGCGTGATCATTTCTTGGGTCGTGCGCCAGCGGCCATGCCCGAAGAAGATTTAACCGATTTTCGCGGCTTGGGGCTACCTCCACCACCGCCACAACGCACCGAACCATTGGGTGCAACCGCTGTGGCCGTGGCTTTGCTGGGAGTTTGCTTAGTAATTGGTTTGTACCCGCCGTTGGTGCTCGACCCAATTATTGAAGCAGTTCGCGGTCTCACCTTTGTACAATTCCTCTAAGCCCAAGGATAGCCCATGAGCGAGCAATGGCGGTGTTTTGTAGCGCTCGACTTGCCCAAGCCAATTCAGGCGCAACTCTTGGCGATCCAAACCGAATTACAGCAATTGGGCTTGCCAATTCGTTGGAGCAAGCCCGAAAATCTGCATTTAACCTTGCAATTTTTGGGCAATGTAGCAGTTGAACTGCTACCCGACTTGCAAACCAAGCTAACCCATGCCCTCGCTACCCAAACTGCGCCAATCCTCAGTTGTAATACGTGGGGCTATTTTCCCAATGCCAATCAGCCGCAAGTCGTTTGGGCTGGCTTTGAGCAATGGCCCAGCGATTTGCTGCAACTTCAGCAAGCGGTCGTTGCTTGCAGTAGCCAAATTGGCATCATTGCCGAAACCCGCCCATGGCATCCGCACATCACTTTGGGCTACATCAAAGAGCGTTTAACCAAACTCCAAATTACACAATTATCAAGCCAGTTACAAGCCAGTCAATGGTCAGTAATACCTGTGATATATGCAACCTGTCAACTCATGCGCAGCATAACCCAACCCCAAGCCAGCAGCTACCAATCCCTAGAGACCTGGAGAATCGATCATGCGTGATTATCGTTCAATGCTTACTCTGACCAATTTTATTATCGGCTTTTTCTTATTACTCAGTGGCTTTTTACTGGGCTTTGATCCAGCATCCTCGGATTACCCGAGTTTTTATATTGCAGGCGAAATTATTAAGGCCAATGAGGCCGATTTGCTGTACGATATGCCAACCCAAGCAATCTATCAAGCGCCATATCGTGAGTTTAATCCAAGCGTTATTGGTGATTTATTAATTTATGTCAATCCGCCACATACTGCTATTTTTATGGTTCCACTGACTTGGATTCCCTTTACGATCTCGTTTTTCGTTTGGTATGCGATTAATCTTGGCATTCTGGCGTATGTAATTTGGCTAATGTGGAATGACCTTGGTACGACCGAAAAGGCCAATAAATGGCTGATCGTAAGCGCAATTTTTGGGTTTCACACGATTGCCACAGTATTGTATCTCGGCACATTTTCGATTCTCATGCTGTTGGCAACCTATCAAATTTATCGCTCGACCCAACGTGAGCAATGGTTTAAAGCGGCTTTTTGGCTCTTTTTAGCAACCTTTAAATTCCAATTTGTGTTGTTTATCGGTTTATGGCTGGTCATTCAACGCTATTGGCGAGCCTTATTCTGGTTTGCTCTAATCAGCCTTGGCTTTGTGGGCCTGAGCAGTTTAATTTGGGGCTGGGCAATGTGGCCAAATTATTTGGCCAGCGGTAACACCATGCTCAATCTGTTTGATCAAAATGGCATCAAACCAAGCCAAACCTATACCTTGCGTGGAACCTTAGCCTTGTGGTTTGGCCCAGAAAACAAACCATTGATCAATACAGCTTCACAAATTGGCTTAGGTTTGGCAGCCTTGGGTTTTGCTGGGCTGA from Herpetosiphon gulosus encodes:
- a CDS encoding proton-conducting transporter membrane subunit, which translates into the protein MTFLLMFCLPLVMAAVCFALRQQQGLVQILAIGTTILLGWVIWQVPVDQPLSIVGVSMTVREINRLFLLAVAGSFAITFIVATRVAHGENFVVIGLIIFSLINAALTIDVQSPFLITLLLLATGLAIILAQVDLPIGSSTLLRGRAIGSGLRYLVLMLLAGVLLALCFVLADLENTPDRLSTTSLARPLLALLIVGISLRLAIIPFHSWLPDLLEDSPPLVGILIGMINLAALLFLVSAFQFLLAPGLLTLDPGRLRLVRFFALGSAIGGSLLAIHERPSLRRFLAMLLISDSGMMLFGVVSSTTGLTGALFQAFNQLVLSVVLWTAVALLERPEPTRAAAGDGWLRRRPWASGVFICGVLALLGIPPFNGFASRTLLYQGAAEEGRGYLIALLIATMLGAYAFALVLRDHFLGRAPAAMPEEDLTDFRGLGLPPPPPQRTEPLGATAVAVALLGVCLVIGLYPPLVLDPIIEAVRGLTFVQFL
- the thpR gene encoding RNA 2',3'-cyclic phosphodiesterase, which encodes MSEQWRCFVALDLPKPIQAQLLAIQTELQQLGLPIRWSKPENLHLTLQFLGNVAVELLPDLQTKLTHALATQTAPILSCNTWGYFPNANQPQVVWAGFEQWPSDLLQLQQAVVACSSQIGIIAETRPWHPHITLGYIKERLTKLQITQLSSQLQASQWSVIPVIYATCQLMRSITQPQASSYQSLETWRIDHA
- a CDS encoding glycosyltransferase family 87 protein → MRDYRSMLTLTNFIIGFFLLLSGFLLGFDPASSDYPSFYIAGEIIKANEADLLYDMPTQAIYQAPYREFNPSVIGDLLIYVNPPHTAIFMVPLTWIPFTISFFVWYAINLGILAYVIWLMWNDLGTTEKANKWLIVSAIFGFHTIATVLYLGTFSILMLLATYQIYRSTQREQWFKAAFWLFLATFKFQFVLFIGLWLVIQRYWRALFWFALISLGFVGLSSLIWGWAMWPNYLASGNTMLNLFDQNGIKPSQTYTLRGTLALWFGPENKPLINTASQIGLGLAALGFAGLIWRSAKHPLQQAWNYSLAVTLGALFSLHMYGHDAMLYITPVLLLFQLYQQRQQPTWLPKYCLALPWLSLVGNSILLNGELGIRLPTLVAASLLIVIIRLRQLYQSIELKPATIS